A region of Moorena producens PAL-8-15-08-1 DNA encodes the following proteins:
- a CDS encoding AMP-binding protein, producing MNLKINNQQDNYRCIPELFEAQVERTPDAVAVVFADQQLTYRALNSKANQLAHHLQTLGVEPDVLVGICVERSVEMVVGLLAILKAGGAYVPLDPAYPPERLAYMLDHSQASVLLTQSQLVSQLPKHQASVICLDTDWEIISTDKEQNPTSSLTVDNLAYIIYTSGSTGKPKGVAMPHLSLVNLIKWQLENTVVANDSKTLQFAPISFDVSFQEIFSTWCAGGTLVLISEDVRRDPVFLLNLLAEQEVARLFLPFVALQQIAEVAETFGVFPASLRELTLPALKRRGFFTQ from the coding sequence ATGAACCTTAAGATTAATAATCAGCAAGATAACTACCGTTGTATTCCGGAGCTATTTGAAGCACAAGTAGAACGAACACCGGACGCAGTTGCTGTAGTCTTTGCAGACCAGCAGCTAACCTACCGAGCCCTCAATAGTAAAGCGAATCAATTAGCGCACCATTTACAAACTTTGGGCGTCGAACCTGACGTGTTAGTGGGGATTTGTGTAGAGCGTTCTGTTGAGATGGTGGTGGGACTGTTGGCAATTCTCAAAGCAGGTGGAGCTTATGTGCCCTTAGACCCCGCTTATCCCCCAGAGCGCCTAGCCTACATGCTTGACCACTCCCAGGCATCGGTATTGCTCACTCAAAGCCAATTAGTCTCTCAATTACCGAAACATCAAGCTAGTGTAATTTGTTTAGATACAGATTGGGAAATCATCTCTACCGATAAGGAACAAAATCCTACTAGCAGCCTGACAGTTGATAATTTGGCTTATATTATCTACACTTCGGGCTCTACAGGTAAGCCGAAAGGGGTAGCCATGCCCCACCTTTCCCTAGTTAATCTGATCAAGTGGCAGCTGGAAAATACTGTAGTTGCCAACGATAGCAAAACACTGCAATTTGCCCCGATCAGTTTTGATGTTTCCTTCCAAGAAATTTTCTCGACCTGGTGTGCAGGGGGAACACTGGTTTTAATCTCGGAAGACGTGCGGCGCGACCCAGTATTTCTGTTAAATTTACTCGCAGAACAAGAGGTTGCCCGACTATTTCTTCCCTTTGTGGCTTTGCAGCAAATCGCTGAAGTGGCCGAGACTTTCGGAGTATTTCCGGCAAGTCTACGGGAATTGACACTCCCCGCTCTAAAGAGACGGGGATTCTTCACTCAATGA